The segment CGCGATGAACTCCTTCCAGAGAGGATAACCCATGATTAGCCCTCGCTGCTGTCCCCAGTCGTCGCCGAAATACATGGCGTCAATGCCGGTCGCGCAGGCCCGCTTGATGATTTCGATGTTGAATGCGAGAATCTTGTCGAACAATGCGTGTGCAAAGGCCTTGTCCGCATGCATGGCCATGAGGAGTTCCGGCATGCCGGCGAGCGTCCACGCGCGCTCGAAAAGCGAAAATCCGATCTCGGCAATATAGAATCGGTCGTCGCAGGGGCGAGTCGCGGCGGGATAGTTTGCGTACCGCGAGGGATCGTACGGGTCGGGAAACGGAAACGATTCGAGCGTTTCCGGCGTGACGAGACGATTGACGACGACCCCGATGTCCTTGTCCACGGACCGATCCCAACGCACGCCGAACTGATCCTGCCAGATGTCCGGCTCGACCTCCCGCCACGCGCCGGAAGGCGCTGTGCCGAGCATGGTGAAACAATTTCCTAACTTGGCGCCGAAATCCGGATCGCCGAAATATTCGGCGGTTTTGGCATAGGCGACTTGGGTGAATCCAATATGATAGGGCGTCCGGTCGGGCTGTTCGTGGCGCAGCGTCGCAAGAATCCGCTCGCGGTTGGTCATGCGGCCTTTCCTCCATGATGAGAATAAACAATGGTGTGCCTATTTTCTCCACTTCGTCCACTCATGACAGGGGCGGTCGTCATTCGATGATCATCCACGCGCCCTTGGCCGGCTCGATGGGAATGGGGTCCGTGGCGGCAAGGGCACGTTCTCCCTGGAACGATTCGACGGCAGGCATGTGGATTTGGGCCGTGGCCGGATTGCGCCCTATCGCAGTCCACTCGATGTGGAGCAAAATGTCCACCGATTCCTTGGCCCAACTGGCAAGGGCGACAAGCGTGCGGTCTTCCTTGACGTAGGCCGTGGCGAGGATGTCGGGATGGCCGGTTGCGACGGGACACGCCTTGTCCCAGTAGCCGATCATTTTTGCGTCCTGTATGCCGAAGTCGTCCCACAGTTTCCAAATCGGGCGCGGATCGCCCTGCCAGCCGTAACGGTTGGTCATGCCGTAGATCATGCCGCGCCAGGGATTGCCGCCGCCTTGCAGCATTTCGCCATAAAGGCCGAAGGGGATGCCGGAGATCTCAACAAGCCAGTAATCGGGCGATTCGTTGTAGTCGTAACCTTCACCGAACCAGAGGCTGTCAATGTACGGGAAATGCTCCATGTATTGGTTGGCGGGACTCGACAGCCCGTATTCGGGCACAAAATTGTTGCCGCTGTGGAAATCAATCAGCGAGCCGGGCCGCGTGCGCTCCATAACCTTGCGAACACGCTGCATGATGGCGCGGTCGTATCCGATGCCGTCGAGATAGAGTCCATCTATCTCGACATTTTTCAATAGCCATGCCAGGCCTTCGATGTAATAGTTATGCCAGCGCGAGAGGCCGGTCGTGGCGATGGCGCCATCCATTTCATCGTTGGGCAGGTTGAGTTCATGCCATGCGGGGACATAATGGTCCACCAGATGCTCGATGAGCCACGCATAACCGCCCCCGGGTCCGTCCACGAAAATCTCGTCGCCGAGACTCCGCAGCGCGAAGAGTTCGGCCGTGTGGTTGCTGAGTTCCCGGACGGTGTAATAAATCTTAACCTTCTTGCCGGCTTCGTGCGCGGCTTGGGTGTAGGCGCGCAGGAGCGGGGTCTTGCGAAACGGATAATTGATGTAGGGATTGGGTTCCGTGCCATGATGAAGGTTGATGATATTGCCGGGCGTGGTCTTGAGTTCGTTTAGGGGAACATACTGGTGTTGATACCGCCAGTTCCAATGTCGCGGATCGAGCGGTTTGACGGGCGTGACGAGCAGACCGAACGAAAATGACAGTTCTTGGCCGGCCTCAAGCGTCCTCGGACCACTAAAGGCCTGAATCAACACTTGTTCGGTCCCATTTTCGCGCACACGGCAACCGCCCTTGCCGTCGTTGGACCACGAGGCCGGAAGACCGTTTGCGAATGAATAAAGGTTCCACGTTTCGTCATTGTCCTTTAATTTGCACTGAATTCCTCCGTCCACATCGCCAATCCACAGGCTGTTGTTCGCCCGGTGAATATCCCATGTCCAATCCCATTCGGCAGGCCGCAGCCCCCCCTTGCGGCCCATGCCCATGAGGTACGCGGCGGCATCGCGTCGAACCGGCAATTCCAGCCGAAGATCCTTGAGGGCCGTCTTTGCATTCACCGAGACCGTCACCCGGAAATTGATGTATCCATCGAACTCCATCCGGGCCTGCGTGCGGATGCCCAACGTGGACGACTTGCCGCGTGCGTCCCATTCGACGACGCCCGGCGTCTCTTTGGTGAGGGAGACGGAATCGGCGTCCCAGGGAACGATGCCCTCCGCCGTTTCGGCAATAAAGGCCACGGGACTCGCCAGCAGTTCACGCTCGTTGCTCCGAATACTTTCCGGCCAACCCATCGAGCCGAAGCGCACCTCGCGGCCGAGGCATGCGACCGTTCGATCCTTCAGCGCCAGCGGGGTATAGGGCGCGACTACTTCGTCGTCGAGGCCGAGGGTTGAATCAAGCCAACGCAGCCGCGCCCTGCGCCAGAGGTCGGCATCGCCGGAATCACCAACCGGATCCCGGCTGACTTCGATATTGAGCGCGACTTCGATGGGCGGCGCGTTGTCCGGTCTAATGGTTACCGTGCCCTTGTGCAATCCCGGCGGGGTGTCCGCAGGTATCGGCACGCCGCACCACAGGGCCTGGACCCGGCCCTTGTCCACCGATACTGTTTTGGTGAAGGGACGCCCGATCCAGTCAATACCGGTGGTGTTGAAGCAGCGGAACGCCTCCGGCGGGGCAATGCCTTCGATGCTGCCAAATTCGACCCGAATATCGGTCAATTCCTGGCGCATGGCATACACACCCAGTTGAAACGTGAAAAATTCGCCGGGATCGGCCTTGTCCGAAAAGGCGTTCAACGGCGAGTCCTTGAGTTCGCGCAATCGTTGAATCCAACGGTAGGGGATATCTTGCGTCATGGCGATTGGATGGTGGCGGTATTCAGGAAATACCAGATAAGGCGATTCGGGATAAGCCGCGGCCAGTTCGTCCATTTCATCCGGCGCGGCGATCAATTCCATCGGATCCATGCGGTCAAATTCACTGCGCGCCTCGATAAACAACGTCCGCGCCTCCGGCAGGTTCTTCCAGTCGCCCGAAGCCAAATCTTCGGGCCGCAGCCGGTTTCGCGCGAGCCATTCGGGATCGGGCTCCGGCGCCTGATCCGCCGGCAAATAGGTGGTCGTTACCTGGTGATTGGGGCCCGACAGGGTATGGGGCATATAGAAAACCGCATAGCCGCCACGGCCGTTTTCCGGTTGAAATATGAACTCGCCGTGGTCGCGTTCAATGGCGATCCATACCACATTGCGTATTCTTTCCCGCGTCTCGGCATTGTAGACGATGACATCCTTCTTGCCGGGATCCACGTCGCGGCGGCGCCATGGAATCCGCACACGGGCCGCCTCACGGGTATCTTCCTGCAGTACGATG is part of the Candidatus Hydrogenedentota bacterium genome and harbors:
- a CDS encoding uroporphyrinogen decarboxylase family protein, whose product is MTNRERILATLRHEQPDRTPYHIGFTQVAYAKTAEYFGDPDFGAKLGNCFTMLGTAPSGAWREVEPDIWQDQFGVRWDRSVDKDIGVVVNRLVTPETLESFPFPDPYDPSRYANYPAATRPCDDRFYIAEIGFSLFERAWTLAGMPELLMAMHADKAFAHALFDKILAFNIEIIKRACATGIDAMYFGDDWGQQRGLIMGYPLWKEFIAPRIRRMYETVKSRGKFVVIHSCGKVDELFEDLISFRLDVFNPFQPEVIDVFEAKRRYGDRLCFHGGISTQRILPYATPDETREHVKRLIGEVGKNGGLFAAPAHAIPADAKPENIAAMLDVLQNQ
- a CDS encoding DUF6067 family protein; amino-acid sequence: MGNFSAIIVLQEDTREAARVRIPWRRRDVDPGKKDVIVYNAETRERIRNVVWIAIERDHGEFIFQPENGRGGYAVFYMPHTLSGPNHQVTTTYLPADQAPEPDPEWLARNRLRPEDLASGDWKNLPEARTLFIEARSEFDRMDPMELIAAPDEMDELAAAYPESPYLVFPEYRHHPIAMTQDIPYRWIQRLRELKDSPLNAFSDKADPGEFFTFQLGVYAMRQELTDIRVEFGSIEGIAPPEAFRCFNTTGIDWIGRPFTKTVSVDKGRVQALWCGVPIPADTPPGLHKGTVTIRPDNAPPIEVALNIEVSRDPVGDSGDADLWRRARLRWLDSTLGLDDEVVAPYTPLALKDRTVACLGREVRFGSMGWPESIRSNERELLASPVAFIAETAEGIVPWDADSVSLTKETPGVVEWDARGKSSTLGIRTQARMEFDGYINFRVTVSVNAKTALKDLRLELPVRRDAAAYLMGMGRKGGLRPAEWDWTWDIHRANNSLWIGDVDGGIQCKLKDNDETWNLYSFANGLPASWSNDGKGGCRVRENGTEQVLIQAFSGPRTLEAGQELSFSFGLLVTPVKPLDPRHWNWRYQHQYVPLNELKTTPGNIINLHHGTEPNPYINYPFRKTPLLRAYTQAAHEAGKKVKIYYTVRELSNHTAELFALRSLGDEIFVDGPGGGYAWLIEHLVDHYVPAWHELNLPNDEMDGAIATTGLSRWHNYYIEGLAWLLKNVEIDGLYLDGIGYDRAIMQRVRKVMERTRPGSLIDFHSGNNFVPEYGLSSPANQYMEHFPYIDSLWFGEGYDYNESPDYWLVEISGIPFGLYGEMLQGGGNPWRGMIYGMTNRYGWQGDPRPIWKLWDDFGIQDAKMIGYWDKACPVATGHPDILATAYVKEDRTLVALASWAKESVDILLHIEWTAIGRNPATAQIHMPAVESFQGERALAATDPIPIEPAKGAWMIIE